The Aquila chrysaetos chrysaetos chromosome 6, bAquChr1.4, whole genome shotgun sequence genome window below encodes:
- the ATP13A2 gene encoding polyamine-transporting ATPase 13A2 isoform X3 has translation MSGAVPRFSCAGKGCDVTSDSSRLLGNQRPGYGTLQRDADKSRMEVTGYQTKTWRVALCHTCSVLTAGLLLVLFHWKPSLEVQAKCKPCALGQADWVIIRDRFGQCFTTRVRTEALGEGSSLEHHPGVKLEDRRSSIAIGVSDEEESRDTIRLHEKEENILRYYLFEGMRYIWIERRQAYCKVSILDEGWTCADLHLSQAGLDQQDHNTRRKIYGPNLIEVPVKSYARLLVEEVLNPFYIFQVFSIVLWVCDAYYYYAACIFLISTISLGLSLYETRKQSATLQNMAKMSVGVRVHRPNGEEMVVSSADLVPGDCISLPTDGMLVPCDAALLTGECMVNESMLTGESVPVMKTPLPAGSQAASTIYSPEEHRRHTLFCGTQVIQAKSYVGREVLAVVTRTGFCTAKGDLISSILYPKPVSFKFYKDAVKFVLFLAILAFIGTLYSILILVKNQVPVGQIIIRALDLVTVIVPPALPAAMTVGTIYAQNRLKKQGIFCISPPRINLCGKIRLVCFDKTGTLTEEGLDVWGVVPLESNHFMPIVHEPRCLPAGPLLYSLATCHTISLLRTQPIGDPVDLKMVESTGWRLEMMEEEEGELPAFQQFGTKVLAVMKPPPEEEQPRDRKHQSPVGILRRFPFSSSLQRMSVLVKLPGEASAHVYIKGAPEMVASLCRKETVPVDFSQMLRHYTTDGFRVLGLACKPLSTVTTFEEALQLPRDSVESSLTFLGFLVMKNVLKPESAPVIHLLRNANIRPVMVTGDNMLTAVNVAKSCRMVEPKERVIFVNASPPSHDKPAALKFILAEHSQGEEQPEGLHRQDGCFLQPQPCHFALNGKSFAVVCEHFADLLPKILIRATVFARMSPDQKTQLVCSLQELNYCVGMCGDGANDCGALKAADVGISLSEAEASVASPFTSRVANIECVPTVIREGRCSLVTSFGVFKYMALYSLVQFVSVLLLYTINTNLSDFQFLFFDLIITTTVAVLMGRTGPAQELGVERPQGALISILVLGSLLLQTALLITVQVLSYFITISQSWYVPLNSTVTAPQNLPNYENTVLFCVTGFQYLILAVAMSKGYPFREPLYTNVLFLVVLILLFGLMIWLTLYPLGFPKTLLKLQGIDDLNFKLLLLGIAALNFFAAFVLETALDHGLLSCLRKLRRKKVSKKLFKRLEKELSQQQPSWPPLNEPLFATPKMSIAVR, from the exons ATGAGCGGAGCAGTCCCGAGGTTTTCTTGTGCTGGTAAAGGTTGCGATGTGACATCAG acagcagcaggctgctggggaaCCAGCGGCCGGGCTACGGGACGCTGCAGCGAGACGCCGATAAATCCCGCATG GAGGTCACGGGCTACCAGACCAAGACGTGGCGGGTGGCCCTGTGCCACACTTGCTCCGTGCTGACGGCAGGGCTGCTTCTTGTCCTTTTCCACTGGAAGCCAAGCCTGGAGGTGCAGGCAAAGTGCAAGCCCTGTGCTCTCGGCCAGGCTGACTGGGTAATCATCAGA GACCGATTTGGACAGTGCTTCACCACACGTGTGCGCACGGAGGCGCTGGGTGAGGGCAG CAGCCTGGAGCATCACCCTGGGGTCAAGCTAGAGGACCGGAGGAGCAGCATCGCCATCGGCGTGTCGGATGAGGAGGAGAGCCGGGACACCATTCGGCTGCATGAGAAGGAAGAG AACATCTTGCGGTACTATCTCTTCGAGGGCATGCGCTACATCTGGATCGAACGGCGGCAGGCATACTGCAAAGTCAG CATCTTGGATGAAGGTTGGACCTGTGCAGACCTCCACCTCTCCCAGGCTGGGCTCGACCAGCAAGACCACAACACCAG AAGGAAGATCTATGGACCGAACCTCATCGAGGTGCCAGTCAAGTCCTACGCGAGGCTGTTGGTGGAGGAG GTGCTCAATCCCTTCTATATCTTCCAAGTCTTCAGCATCGTGCTGTGGGTCTGTGATGCCTATTACTACTACGCTGCCTGCATCTTCCTCATCTCTACCATCTCCTTAGGGCTGTCCCTCTATGAGACGAGGAAG CAAAGTGCCACACTGCAAAACATGGCCAAGATGTCGGTCGGTGTCCGAGTCCATCGCCCCAACGGAG AGGAGATGGTGGTGAGCTCCGCAGACTTGGTGCCAGGCGATTGCATCAGCCTCCCAACGGACGGGATGCTGGTCCCTTGCGATGCCGCGCTGCTGACGGGCGAGTGCATGGTCAACGAGAGCATGCTGACGG GGGAGAGCGTGCCGGTGATGAAAACCCCTCTCCCGGCTGGCAGCCAGGCAGCCAGCACCATCTATTCCCCCGAGGAGCACAGGCGGCACACCTTGTTCTGCGGGACGCAGGTCATCCAAGCCAAGTCCTACGTGGGCAGAGAAGTGCTGGCTGTGGTGACCCGCACAG GGTTTTGCACAGCCAAAGGGGATCTCATCAGCTCCATCCTCTACCCTAAACCCGTGAGCTTCAAGTTCTACAAGGATGCTGTGAAGTTCGTCCTGTTCCTCGCAATCCTGG CTTTTATCGGCACACTGTACAGCATCCTCATCTTGGTTAAAAACCAG GTCCCCGTGGGGCAAATCATCATCCGTGCCCTCGATCTCGTCACTGTCATCGTGCCCCCAGCTCTCCCGGCTGCGATGACAGTGGGCACCATCTACGCCCAGAACAGGCTGAAGAAACAGGGCATCTTCTGCATCAGCCCTCCTCGTATCAACCTCTGCGGGAAGATCCGCCTGGTTTGCTTTGACAAG ACAGGAACCCTGACGGAGGAAGGTCTGGATGTCTGGGGGGTGGTCCCGCTGGAGAGCAACCACTTCATGCCCATCGTCCACgagccccgctgcctgcccgccGGTCCCTTGCTCTACTCCCTGGCCACCTGCCACACCATCTCGCTGCTGCGGACACAGCCCATCGGGGATCCTGTGGACCTCAAGATGGTGGAGTCCACCGGCTGG CGCCTGGAGatgatggaggaggaggaaggtgagcTGCCCGCCTTCCAGCAGTTTGGGACGAAGGTCTTGGCTGTGATGAAACCTCCGCCTGAGGAAGAACAGCCGCGAGACAGG AAGCACCAGTCACCCGTGGGGATCCTCCGGcgtttccccttctcctcctccttgcagaGGATGAGCGTCCTGGTGAAGCTGCCTGGTGAAGCCTCAGCCCATGTCTACATCAAGGGTGCACCAGAGATGGTGGCCAGCCtttgcaggaaagaaacag TGCCCGTGGATTTCTCCCAGATGCTGCGACACTACACCACAGATGGTTTCCGGGTCTTGGGTCTGGCTTGCAAACCCCTGAGCACAGTGACCACCTTTGAGGAGGCCCTGCAGCTCCCGAG GGACTCCGTGGAGAGCAGCCTGACATTTCTGGGGTTCCTCGTTATGAAAAACGTGCTCAAGCCAGAGTCTGCACCTGTGATTCACCTCCTGAGGAACGCCAACATCCGCCCCGTCATGGTGACAG GAGACAACATGCTGACAGCCGTCAACGTGGCCAAGAGCTGCCGCATGGTGGAGCCGAAAGAGCGGGTAATCTTCGTCAACGCCTCCCCGCCCAGCCATGACAAACCCGCTGCTCTGAAATTCATCCTCGCCGAGCACTCCCAGGGTGAAGAGCAGCCAGAG GGTCTGCACCGGCAAGACGGCTGCTTTCTccagccacagccctgccacTTCGCACTGAATGGCAAATCCTTCGCCGTGGTTTGCGAGCACTTCGCCGACCTGCTGCCGAAG ATCCTCATCCGAGCCACCGTGTTCGCCCGCATGTCACCTGACCAGAAGACTCAGCTGGTGTGCAGCCTGCAAGAGCTCAA CTACTGCGTGGGGATGTGCGGGGACGGTGCCAACGACTGCGGGGCTCTGAAGGCGGCCGACGTGGGCATCTCGCTGTCAGAGGCAGAGGCGTCAGTAGCCTCACCGTTTACCTCCCGCGTGGCCAACATCGAGTGCGTGCCCACCGTCATACG ggaGGGCAGGTGCTCACTGGTAACCTCCTTCGGCGTCTTTAAGTACATGGCCCTGTACAGTCTGGTGCAGTTTGTGTCCGTCCTGCTGCTCTACACA ATCAACACCAACCTGAGCGATTTCCAGTTCCTCTTCTTCGACTTGATCATCACCACCACCGTGGCGGTGCTGATGGGTCGGACCGGTCCTGCCCAGGAGCTGGGAGTGGAACGTCCCCAAGGGGCGTTGATCAGCATCCTCgtgctgggcagcctgctcctccAAACGGCTTTGCTGATCACCGTGCAAGTCCTCAGCTACTTCATCACCATCTCGCAGAGCTG GTATGTGCCGCTGAACAGCACAGTGACGGCTCCCCAAAACTTGCCCAACTACGAGAACACAGTCCTCTTCTGTGTCACGGGCTTTCAGTACCTCATCCTGGCCGTCGCCATGTCCAAGGGGTACCCGTTTCGGGAGCCACTCTACACCAATG TGCTATTCTTGGTAGTCCTCATCCTCCTTTTTGGCCTCATGATATGGTTGACCCTCTACCCACTGGGCTTCCCCAAAACCCTGCTGAAGCTGCAGGGCATCGATGACTTGAATttcaagctgctgctgctggggatcGCTGCCCTTAACTTCTTCGCCGCCTTCGTGCTGGAG ACCGCCCTGGACCACGGCTTGCTCAGCTGCCTCCGCAAGCTGCGCCGAAAGAAAGTGTCCAAGAAGCTTTTCAAGAGGCTGGAAAAGGAGCTGAGCCAACAGCAGCCATCCTGGCCACCCCTTAACGAACCGCTCTTCGCTACACCCAAGATGTCCATCGCTGTGAGATAG
- the ATP13A2 gene encoding polyamine-transporting ATPase 13A2 isoform X4 — translation MSGAVPRFSCAGKGCDVTSDSSRLLGNQRPGYGTLQRDADKSRMEVTGYQTKTWRVALCHTCSVLTAGLLLVLFHWKPSLEVQAKCKPCALGQADWVIIRDRFGQCFTTRVRTEALGEGSLEHHPGVKLEDRRSSIAIGVSDEEESRDTIRLHEKEENILRYYLFEGMRYIWIERRQAYCKVSILDEGWTCADLHLSQAGLDQQDHNTRRKIYGPNLIEVPVKSYARLLVEEVLNPFYIFQVFSIVLWVCDAYYYYAACIFLISTISLGLSLYETRKQSATLQNMAKMSVGVRVHRPNGEEMVVSSADLVPGDCISLPTDGMLVPCDAALLTGECMVNESMLTGESVPVMKTPLPAGSQAASTIYSPEEHRRHTLFCGTQVIQAKSYVGREVLAVVTRTGFCTAKGDLISSILYPKPVSFKFYKDAVKFVLFLAILAFIGTLYSILILVKNQVPVGQIIIRALDLVTVIVPPALPAAMTVGTIYAQNRLKKQGIFCISPPRINLCGKIRLVCFDKTGTLTEEGLDVWGVVPLESNHFMPIVHEPRCLPAGPLLYSLATCHTISLLRTQPIGDPVDLKMVESTGWRLEMMEEEEGELPAFQQFGTKVLAVMKPPPEEEQPRDRKHQSPVGILRRFPFSSSLQRMSVLVKLPGEASAHVYIKGAPEMVASLCRKETVPVDFSQMLRHYTTDGFRVLGLACKPLSTVTTFEEALQLPRDSVESSLTFLGFLVMKNVLKPESAPVIHLLRNANIRPVMVTGDNMLTAVNVAKSCRMVEPKERVIFVNASPPSHDKPAALKFILAEHSQGEEQPEGLHRQDGCFLQPQPCHFALNGKSFAVVCEHFADLLPKILIRATVFARMSPDQKTQLVCSLQELNYCVGMCGDGANDCGALKAADVGISLSEAEASVASPFTSRVANIECVPTVIREGRCSLVTSFGVFKYMALYSLVQFVSVLLLYTINTNLSDFQFLFFDLIITTTVAVLMGRTGPAQELGVERPQGALISILVLGSLLLQTALLITVQVLSYFITISQSWYVPLNSTVTAPQNLPNYENTVLFCVTGFQYLILAVAMSKGYPFREPLYTNVLFLVVLILLFGLMIWLTLYPLGFPKTLLKLQGIDDLNFKLLLLGIAALNFFAAFVLETALDHGLLSCLRKLRRKKVSKKLFKRLEKELSQQQPSWPPLNEPLFATPKMSIAVR, via the exons ATGAGCGGAGCAGTCCCGAGGTTTTCTTGTGCTGGTAAAGGTTGCGATGTGACATCAG acagcagcaggctgctggggaaCCAGCGGCCGGGCTACGGGACGCTGCAGCGAGACGCCGATAAATCCCGCATG GAGGTCACGGGCTACCAGACCAAGACGTGGCGGGTGGCCCTGTGCCACACTTGCTCCGTGCTGACGGCAGGGCTGCTTCTTGTCCTTTTCCACTGGAAGCCAAGCCTGGAGGTGCAGGCAAAGTGCAAGCCCTGTGCTCTCGGCCAGGCTGACTGGGTAATCATCAGA GACCGATTTGGACAGTGCTTCACCACACGTGTGCGCACGGAGGCGCTGGGTGAGGGCAG CCTGGAGCATCACCCTGGGGTCAAGCTAGAGGACCGGAGGAGCAGCATCGCCATCGGCGTGTCGGATGAGGAGGAGAGCCGGGACACCATTCGGCTGCATGAGAAGGAAGAG AACATCTTGCGGTACTATCTCTTCGAGGGCATGCGCTACATCTGGATCGAACGGCGGCAGGCATACTGCAAAGTCAG CATCTTGGATGAAGGTTGGACCTGTGCAGACCTCCACCTCTCCCAGGCTGGGCTCGACCAGCAAGACCACAACACCAG AAGGAAGATCTATGGACCGAACCTCATCGAGGTGCCAGTCAAGTCCTACGCGAGGCTGTTGGTGGAGGAG GTGCTCAATCCCTTCTATATCTTCCAAGTCTTCAGCATCGTGCTGTGGGTCTGTGATGCCTATTACTACTACGCTGCCTGCATCTTCCTCATCTCTACCATCTCCTTAGGGCTGTCCCTCTATGAGACGAGGAAG CAAAGTGCCACACTGCAAAACATGGCCAAGATGTCGGTCGGTGTCCGAGTCCATCGCCCCAACGGAG AGGAGATGGTGGTGAGCTCCGCAGACTTGGTGCCAGGCGATTGCATCAGCCTCCCAACGGACGGGATGCTGGTCCCTTGCGATGCCGCGCTGCTGACGGGCGAGTGCATGGTCAACGAGAGCATGCTGACGG GGGAGAGCGTGCCGGTGATGAAAACCCCTCTCCCGGCTGGCAGCCAGGCAGCCAGCACCATCTATTCCCCCGAGGAGCACAGGCGGCACACCTTGTTCTGCGGGACGCAGGTCATCCAAGCCAAGTCCTACGTGGGCAGAGAAGTGCTGGCTGTGGTGACCCGCACAG GGTTTTGCACAGCCAAAGGGGATCTCATCAGCTCCATCCTCTACCCTAAACCCGTGAGCTTCAAGTTCTACAAGGATGCTGTGAAGTTCGTCCTGTTCCTCGCAATCCTGG CTTTTATCGGCACACTGTACAGCATCCTCATCTTGGTTAAAAACCAG GTCCCCGTGGGGCAAATCATCATCCGTGCCCTCGATCTCGTCACTGTCATCGTGCCCCCAGCTCTCCCGGCTGCGATGACAGTGGGCACCATCTACGCCCAGAACAGGCTGAAGAAACAGGGCATCTTCTGCATCAGCCCTCCTCGTATCAACCTCTGCGGGAAGATCCGCCTGGTTTGCTTTGACAAG ACAGGAACCCTGACGGAGGAAGGTCTGGATGTCTGGGGGGTGGTCCCGCTGGAGAGCAACCACTTCATGCCCATCGTCCACgagccccgctgcctgcccgccGGTCCCTTGCTCTACTCCCTGGCCACCTGCCACACCATCTCGCTGCTGCGGACACAGCCCATCGGGGATCCTGTGGACCTCAAGATGGTGGAGTCCACCGGCTGG CGCCTGGAGatgatggaggaggaggaaggtgagcTGCCCGCCTTCCAGCAGTTTGGGACGAAGGTCTTGGCTGTGATGAAACCTCCGCCTGAGGAAGAACAGCCGCGAGACAGG AAGCACCAGTCACCCGTGGGGATCCTCCGGcgtttccccttctcctcctccttgcagaGGATGAGCGTCCTGGTGAAGCTGCCTGGTGAAGCCTCAGCCCATGTCTACATCAAGGGTGCACCAGAGATGGTGGCCAGCCtttgcaggaaagaaacag TGCCCGTGGATTTCTCCCAGATGCTGCGACACTACACCACAGATGGTTTCCGGGTCTTGGGTCTGGCTTGCAAACCCCTGAGCACAGTGACCACCTTTGAGGAGGCCCTGCAGCTCCCGAG GGACTCCGTGGAGAGCAGCCTGACATTTCTGGGGTTCCTCGTTATGAAAAACGTGCTCAAGCCAGAGTCTGCACCTGTGATTCACCTCCTGAGGAACGCCAACATCCGCCCCGTCATGGTGACAG GAGACAACATGCTGACAGCCGTCAACGTGGCCAAGAGCTGCCGCATGGTGGAGCCGAAAGAGCGGGTAATCTTCGTCAACGCCTCCCCGCCCAGCCATGACAAACCCGCTGCTCTGAAATTCATCCTCGCCGAGCACTCCCAGGGTGAAGAGCAGCCAGAG GGTCTGCACCGGCAAGACGGCTGCTTTCTccagccacagccctgccacTTCGCACTGAATGGCAAATCCTTCGCCGTGGTTTGCGAGCACTTCGCCGACCTGCTGCCGAAG ATCCTCATCCGAGCCACCGTGTTCGCCCGCATGTCACCTGACCAGAAGACTCAGCTGGTGTGCAGCCTGCAAGAGCTCAA CTACTGCGTGGGGATGTGCGGGGACGGTGCCAACGACTGCGGGGCTCTGAAGGCGGCCGACGTGGGCATCTCGCTGTCAGAGGCAGAGGCGTCAGTAGCCTCACCGTTTACCTCCCGCGTGGCCAACATCGAGTGCGTGCCCACCGTCATACG ggaGGGCAGGTGCTCACTGGTAACCTCCTTCGGCGTCTTTAAGTACATGGCCCTGTACAGTCTGGTGCAGTTTGTGTCCGTCCTGCTGCTCTACACA ATCAACACCAACCTGAGCGATTTCCAGTTCCTCTTCTTCGACTTGATCATCACCACCACCGTGGCGGTGCTGATGGGTCGGACCGGTCCTGCCCAGGAGCTGGGAGTGGAACGTCCCCAAGGGGCGTTGATCAGCATCCTCgtgctgggcagcctgctcctccAAACGGCTTTGCTGATCACCGTGCAAGTCCTCAGCTACTTCATCACCATCTCGCAGAGCTG GTATGTGCCGCTGAACAGCACAGTGACGGCTCCCCAAAACTTGCCCAACTACGAGAACACAGTCCTCTTCTGTGTCACGGGCTTTCAGTACCTCATCCTGGCCGTCGCCATGTCCAAGGGGTACCCGTTTCGGGAGCCACTCTACACCAATG TGCTATTCTTGGTAGTCCTCATCCTCCTTTTTGGCCTCATGATATGGTTGACCCTCTACCCACTGGGCTTCCCCAAAACCCTGCTGAAGCTGCAGGGCATCGATGACTTGAATttcaagctgctgctgctggggatcGCTGCCCTTAACTTCTTCGCCGCCTTCGTGCTGGAG ACCGCCCTGGACCACGGCTTGCTCAGCTGCCTCCGCAAGCTGCGCCGAAAGAAAGTGTCCAAGAAGCTTTTCAAGAGGCTGGAAAAGGAGCTGAGCCAACAGCAGCCATCCTGGCCACCCCTTAACGAACCGCTCTTCGCTACACCCAAGATGTCCATCGCTGTGAGATAG
- the ATP13A2 gene encoding polyamine-transporting ATPase 13A2 isoform X2 has translation MSGAVPRFSCAGKGCDVTSDSSRLLGNQRPGYGTLQRDADKSRMEVTGYQTKTWRVALCHTCSVLTAGLLLVLFHWKPSLEVQAKCKPCALGQADWVIIRDRFGQCFTTRVRTEALGEGSLEHHPGVKLEDRRSSIAIGVSDEEESRDTIRLHEKEEKNILRYYLFEGMRYIWIERRQAYCKVSILDEGWTCADLHLSQAGLDQQDHNTRRKIYGPNLIEVPVKSYARLLVEEVLNPFYIFQVFSIVLWVCDAYYYYAACIFLISTISLGLSLYETRKQSATLQNMAKMSVGVRVHRPNGEEMVVSSADLVPGDCISLPTDGMLVPCDAALLTGECMVNESMLTGESVPVMKTPLPAGSQAASTIYSPEEHRRHTLFCGTQVIQAKSYVGREVLAVVTRTGFCTAKGDLISSILYPKPVSFKFYKDAVKFVLFLAILAFIGTLYSILILVKNQVPVGQIIIRALDLVTVIVPPALPAAMTVGTIYAQNRLKKQGIFCISPPRINLCGKIRLVCFDKTGTLTEEGLDVWGVVPLESNHFMPIVHEPRCLPAGPLLYSLATCHTISLLRTQPIGDPVDLKMVESTGWRLEMMEEEEGELPAFQQFGTKVLAVMKPPPEEEQPRDRKHQSPVGILRRFPFSSSLQRMSVLVKLPGEASAHVYIKGAPEMVASLCRKETVPVDFSQMLRHYTTDGFRVLGLACKPLSTVTTFEEALQLPRDSVESSLTFLGFLVMKNVLKPESAPVIHLLRNANIRPVMVTGDNMLTAVNVAKSCRMVEPKERVIFVNASPPSHDKPAALKFILAEHSQGEEQPEGLHRQDGCFLQPQPCHFALNGKSFAVVCEHFADLLPKILIRATVFARMSPDQKTQLVCSLQELNYCVGMCGDGANDCGALKAADVGISLSEAEASVASPFTSRVANIECVPTVIREGRCSLVTSFGVFKYMALYSLVQFVSVLLLYTINTNLSDFQFLFFDLIITTTVAVLMGRTGPAQELGVERPQGALISILVLGSLLLQTALLITVQVLSYFITISQSWYVPLNSTVTAPQNLPNYENTVLFCVTGFQYLILAVAMSKGYPFREPLYTNVLFLVVLILLFGLMIWLTLYPLGFPKTLLKLQGIDDLNFKLLLLGIAALNFFAAFVLETALDHGLLSCLRKLRRKKVSKKLFKRLEKELSQQQPSWPPLNEPLFATPKMSIAVR, from the exons ATGAGCGGAGCAGTCCCGAGGTTTTCTTGTGCTGGTAAAGGTTGCGATGTGACATCAG acagcagcaggctgctggggaaCCAGCGGCCGGGCTACGGGACGCTGCAGCGAGACGCCGATAAATCCCGCATG GAGGTCACGGGCTACCAGACCAAGACGTGGCGGGTGGCCCTGTGCCACACTTGCTCCGTGCTGACGGCAGGGCTGCTTCTTGTCCTTTTCCACTGGAAGCCAAGCCTGGAGGTGCAGGCAAAGTGCAAGCCCTGTGCTCTCGGCCAGGCTGACTGGGTAATCATCAGA GACCGATTTGGACAGTGCTTCACCACACGTGTGCGCACGGAGGCGCTGGGTGAGGGCAG CCTGGAGCATCACCCTGGGGTCAAGCTAGAGGACCGGAGGAGCAGCATCGCCATCGGCGTGTCGGATGAGGAGGAGAGCCGGGACACCATTCGGCTGCATGAGAAGGAAGAG AAGAACATCTTGCGGTACTATCTCTTCGAGGGCATGCGCTACATCTGGATCGAACGGCGGCAGGCATACTGCAAAGTCAG CATCTTGGATGAAGGTTGGACCTGTGCAGACCTCCACCTCTCCCAGGCTGGGCTCGACCAGCAAGACCACAACACCAG AAGGAAGATCTATGGACCGAACCTCATCGAGGTGCCAGTCAAGTCCTACGCGAGGCTGTTGGTGGAGGAG GTGCTCAATCCCTTCTATATCTTCCAAGTCTTCAGCATCGTGCTGTGGGTCTGTGATGCCTATTACTACTACGCTGCCTGCATCTTCCTCATCTCTACCATCTCCTTAGGGCTGTCCCTCTATGAGACGAGGAAG CAAAGTGCCACACTGCAAAACATGGCCAAGATGTCGGTCGGTGTCCGAGTCCATCGCCCCAACGGAG AGGAGATGGTGGTGAGCTCCGCAGACTTGGTGCCAGGCGATTGCATCAGCCTCCCAACGGACGGGATGCTGGTCCCTTGCGATGCCGCGCTGCTGACGGGCGAGTGCATGGTCAACGAGAGCATGCTGACGG GGGAGAGCGTGCCGGTGATGAAAACCCCTCTCCCGGCTGGCAGCCAGGCAGCCAGCACCATCTATTCCCCCGAGGAGCACAGGCGGCACACCTTGTTCTGCGGGACGCAGGTCATCCAAGCCAAGTCCTACGTGGGCAGAGAAGTGCTGGCTGTGGTGACCCGCACAG GGTTTTGCACAGCCAAAGGGGATCTCATCAGCTCCATCCTCTACCCTAAACCCGTGAGCTTCAAGTTCTACAAGGATGCTGTGAAGTTCGTCCTGTTCCTCGCAATCCTGG CTTTTATCGGCACACTGTACAGCATCCTCATCTTGGTTAAAAACCAG GTCCCCGTGGGGCAAATCATCATCCGTGCCCTCGATCTCGTCACTGTCATCGTGCCCCCAGCTCTCCCGGCTGCGATGACAGTGGGCACCATCTACGCCCAGAACAGGCTGAAGAAACAGGGCATCTTCTGCATCAGCCCTCCTCGTATCAACCTCTGCGGGAAGATCCGCCTGGTTTGCTTTGACAAG ACAGGAACCCTGACGGAGGAAGGTCTGGATGTCTGGGGGGTGGTCCCGCTGGAGAGCAACCACTTCATGCCCATCGTCCACgagccccgctgcctgcccgccGGTCCCTTGCTCTACTCCCTGGCCACCTGCCACACCATCTCGCTGCTGCGGACACAGCCCATCGGGGATCCTGTGGACCTCAAGATGGTGGAGTCCACCGGCTGG CGCCTGGAGatgatggaggaggaggaaggtgagcTGCCCGCCTTCCAGCAGTTTGGGACGAAGGTCTTGGCTGTGATGAAACCTCCGCCTGAGGAAGAACAGCCGCGAGACAGG AAGCACCAGTCACCCGTGGGGATCCTCCGGcgtttccccttctcctcctccttgcagaGGATGAGCGTCCTGGTGAAGCTGCCTGGTGAAGCCTCAGCCCATGTCTACATCAAGGGTGCACCAGAGATGGTGGCCAGCCtttgcaggaaagaaacag TGCCCGTGGATTTCTCCCAGATGCTGCGACACTACACCACAGATGGTTTCCGGGTCTTGGGTCTGGCTTGCAAACCCCTGAGCACAGTGACCACCTTTGAGGAGGCCCTGCAGCTCCCGAG GGACTCCGTGGAGAGCAGCCTGACATTTCTGGGGTTCCTCGTTATGAAAAACGTGCTCAAGCCAGAGTCTGCACCTGTGATTCACCTCCTGAGGAACGCCAACATCCGCCCCGTCATGGTGACAG GAGACAACATGCTGACAGCCGTCAACGTGGCCAAGAGCTGCCGCATGGTGGAGCCGAAAGAGCGGGTAATCTTCGTCAACGCCTCCCCGCCCAGCCATGACAAACCCGCTGCTCTGAAATTCATCCTCGCCGAGCACTCCCAGGGTGAAGAGCAGCCAGAG GGTCTGCACCGGCAAGACGGCTGCTTTCTccagccacagccctgccacTTCGCACTGAATGGCAAATCCTTCGCCGTGGTTTGCGAGCACTTCGCCGACCTGCTGCCGAAG ATCCTCATCCGAGCCACCGTGTTCGCCCGCATGTCACCTGACCAGAAGACTCAGCTGGTGTGCAGCCTGCAAGAGCTCAA CTACTGCGTGGGGATGTGCGGGGACGGTGCCAACGACTGCGGGGCTCTGAAGGCGGCCGACGTGGGCATCTCGCTGTCAGAGGCAGAGGCGTCAGTAGCCTCACCGTTTACCTCCCGCGTGGCCAACATCGAGTGCGTGCCCACCGTCATACG ggaGGGCAGGTGCTCACTGGTAACCTCCTTCGGCGTCTTTAAGTACATGGCCCTGTACAGTCTGGTGCAGTTTGTGTCCGTCCTGCTGCTCTACACA ATCAACACCAACCTGAGCGATTTCCAGTTCCTCTTCTTCGACTTGATCATCACCACCACCGTGGCGGTGCTGATGGGTCGGACCGGTCCTGCCCAGGAGCTGGGAGTGGAACGTCCCCAAGGGGCGTTGATCAGCATCCTCgtgctgggcagcctgctcctccAAACGGCTTTGCTGATCACCGTGCAAGTCCTCAGCTACTTCATCACCATCTCGCAGAGCTG GTATGTGCCGCTGAACAGCACAGTGACGGCTCCCCAAAACTTGCCCAACTACGAGAACACAGTCCTCTTCTGTGTCACGGGCTTTCAGTACCTCATCCTGGCCGTCGCCATGTCCAAGGGGTACCCGTTTCGGGAGCCACTCTACACCAATG TGCTATTCTTGGTAGTCCTCATCCTCCTTTTTGGCCTCATGATATGGTTGACCCTCTACCCACTGGGCTTCCCCAAAACCCTGCTGAAGCTGCAGGGCATCGATGACTTGAATttcaagctgctgctgctggggatcGCTGCCCTTAACTTCTTCGCCGCCTTCGTGCTGGAG ACCGCCCTGGACCACGGCTTGCTCAGCTGCCTCCGCAAGCTGCGCCGAAAGAAAGTGTCCAAGAAGCTTTTCAAGAGGCTGGAAAAGGAGCTGAGCCAACAGCAGCCATCCTGGCCACCCCTTAACGAACCGCTCTTCGCTACACCCAAGATGTCCATCGCTGTGAGATAG